In a single window of the Pandoraea pulmonicola genome:
- a CDS encoding MFS transporter gives MPNETRPANGQFATTLQIVSTVFFTFLCYLTIGLPLAVLPSFVHVDLAYSSVIAGLAISVQYLATLLSRPYAGRTADAWGPKRTVLCGLVACGASGLLVALGGVFSGMPWLALVALILGRLVLGFGESWVSTGAIMWGIGQVGAGHTARVISWNGVATYGALALGAPLGVAIDNAYGIEALGGAIALAGGIGLLLARMKRATPVIHGERLAFRAVLGRVWPFGMGLALGSIGFGAISTFITLYYASHHWDNAALALSAFGLCFMGVRLLLGSSIARFGGYRVAMVSFALEAFGLIVLGIAPTGFTALLGAALSGAGFSLVFPSLGVAAVNLVPAQNRGAALGAYSVFLDVALGVTGPVAGLIVGAYGYAEVYLCAAVAAVAAVLLTLWMARAAQTREANEMSQAEDAREKTVRTA, from the coding sequence ATGCCCAACGAAACCCGCCCCGCGAACGGACAGTTCGCCACGACGTTGCAGATCGTCTCCACCGTATTCTTCACGTTCCTCTGCTACCTGACGATCGGTTTGCCGCTCGCCGTGTTGCCCTCGTTCGTGCATGTCGATCTCGCGTACAGCTCGGTGATCGCGGGGTTGGCGATCAGTGTGCAGTATCTGGCGACGCTGCTCTCGCGGCCTTACGCCGGACGCACGGCCGACGCGTGGGGACCGAAGCGCACGGTGCTGTGCGGGCTGGTGGCCTGTGGCGCGTCGGGTTTGCTCGTGGCGTTGGGCGGCGTGTTTTCCGGCATGCCATGGCTGGCGCTCGTGGCGTTGATCCTCGGCCGTCTGGTGCTCGGGTTCGGCGAGAGCTGGGTGTCGACGGGCGCCATCATGTGGGGCATCGGACAAGTGGGCGCCGGGCACACCGCGCGCGTCATCTCGTGGAATGGCGTGGCGACGTACGGCGCGCTGGCGCTGGGCGCGCCGTTGGGCGTCGCCATCGACAACGCGTACGGCATCGAGGCGCTGGGCGGCGCGATCGCGCTGGCAGGGGGGATCGGACTTCTGCTGGCGCGCATGAAGCGTGCGACGCCGGTCATCCATGGCGAGCGGCTGGCGTTCCGCGCCGTGCTTGGCCGGGTGTGGCCGTTCGGCATGGGGCTGGCGCTCGGCTCCATCGGCTTCGGGGCGATTTCCACGTTCATCACGCTCTACTATGCGAGCCACCACTGGGACAACGCGGCGCTGGCGCTGAGCGCATTCGGTCTGTGCTTCATGGGTGTGCGTCTGCTGCTGGGCAGCAGCATCGCGCGCTTCGGCGGCTACCGCGTGGCCATGGTGTCGTTCGCACTCGAAGCCTTCGGGCTGATCGTGCTGGGCATTGCCCCCACCGGCTTCACGGCGCTGCTGGGTGCGGCGCTCTCGGGCGCGGGCTTCTCGCTCGTGTTCCCGTCGTTGGGGGTGGCGGCGGTCAACCTCGTGCCGGCGCAGAACCGAGGCGCGGCATTGGGCGCGTACTCCGTGTTCCTCGACGTCGCGCTCGGCGTGACCGGTCCCGTCGCGGGCCTGATCGTGGGCGCGTACGGCTACGCCGAAGTCTATCTTTGCGCTGCCGTGGCAGCTGTCGCCGCAGTGCTGCTCACGCTATGGATGGCCCGCGCGGCGCAAACGCGCGAGGCCAACGAAATGAGCCAGGCCGAAGACGCGAGAGAGAAAACCGTTCGCACCGCGTGA
- a CDS encoding PhnD/SsuA/transferrin family substrate-binding protein, with the protein MAGAVALGAPPLAVSSLAYSREGSASASAIPAGVTLRVGLASRLGPDVQLQIAGALRDLPYRIEWASFDAAPPALEALLGGHIDVFSGGDTPTLAIASRPGSAFVVGAQNNGLYGALLVRGDSPLRQVSELKGKRVAVFRGSGFHNSLVSIVEQAGLRWQDIEPVYLTPADGLSALVAGKVDAWGIWDPNAAIAQRQYGARILATPQRLSYSFQFASRSVLQDEARRAALQDYLVRAQTAADWVRAHPQAWAGKQIEAARLALDAATLAASRTGGQFTPIDDTLIATVQQEADRFASLGIIARAVDVRPVFDARFNTVLAAASGRATA; encoded by the coding sequence TTGGCGGGGGCTGTCGCGCTTGGCGCGCCGCCGCTGGCAGTCTCTTCGCTCGCCTATTCCCGTGAGGGTTCGGCTTCCGCTTCGGCCATCCCTGCGGGCGTGACGCTGCGCGTCGGCCTCGCGAGTCGCCTCGGGCCCGACGTCCAGTTGCAGATCGCAGGCGCATTGCGCGACCTGCCGTATCGCATCGAATGGGCCAGCTTCGATGCGGCGCCGCCCGCGCTCGAAGCGTTGCTGGGCGGGCACATCGATGTCTTTTCCGGGGGCGACACGCCGACGCTGGCCATCGCTTCACGCCCTGGCAGCGCCTTCGTCGTCGGCGCGCAAAACAACGGGTTGTACGGTGCGCTGCTCGTGCGCGGCGATTCGCCGCTGCGTCAGGTGTCGGAACTCAAGGGCAAGCGCGTTGCGGTCTTTCGCGGTTCGGGGTTCCACAACAGCCTGGTGTCGATCGTCGAGCAGGCCGGGTTGCGCTGGCAGGACATCGAACCGGTTTATCTGACGCCTGCCGATGGACTGTCCGCGCTCGTCGCGGGCAAGGTCGACGCCTGGGGCATCTGGGATCCGAACGCCGCCATTGCACAGCGTCAGTACGGCGCGCGTATTCTCGCCACGCCGCAGCGTCTGTCCTATTCGTTCCAGTTCGCTAGCCGGTCCGTGCTGCAGGACGAAGCGCGGCGCGCCGCATTGCAGGACTACCTCGTGCGGGCGCAGACGGCAGCGGACTGGGTGCGGGCACATCCACAGGCGTGGGCCGGCAAACAGATCGAGGCCGCGCGCTTGGCCCTCGATGCCGCAACCCTTGCGGCGAGCCGCACCGGTGGGCAATTCACGCCCATCGACGACACCCTCATCGCCACCGTGCAGCAGGAGGCTGACCGTTTCGCTTCGCTTGGCATCATCGCGCGCGCCGTCGATGTGCGGCCCGTCTTCGATGCCCGTTTCAACACCGTGCTGGCGGCCGCGTCCGGCAGGGCGACGGCCTGA
- a CDS encoding PLP-dependent aminotransferase family protein, protein MTTAAKNPSGANVPPPNVAALFDTPLVAGPGRGISLQKQLLARLKHAILEGRLPAGARLPASRTLAEDLAVSRNTVSIVYDQLAAEGFIIPHRLGTRVAQLSLDPGISAQAAEAVRQRANSATTPAPAASRRIQRLPATRHAARAGESPLPFTPGVPALTRFPASTWRRTLERVMREAQPRHYNYGDPLGEPALREAIAAHLRISRGVRCDASQVVITEGAHEALILCVRLLTDPGDTVWMEDPGYRGAKAAFHAGDVRVHALRVDNEGIVIPDGLWERSTPRLVYVTPSHQYPLGSVLSASRRLDLIAQARQHGAWILEDDYDSEFRHQGEPIAAMQGMVPDAPVVYVGTFSKTMFPALRLGFLILPTALATQARDALDELLRGGHRFEQLALADFIRSGQFARHLGRMRRLYRERQTALRDALATHFDPAYAVIGERCGLHLTVRLDPAFPDGAIVAAAQREGIGPRALSSFALDPQPMDNGLVIGYGDTDASRIPSLIKHLAAIVAAQENPA, encoded by the coding sequence ATGACCACCGCCGCGAAAAACCCCTCCGGTGCCAATGTTCCGCCTCCGAATGTTGCCGCCCTCTTCGATACGCCGCTGGTTGCGGGGCCCGGACGCGGCATCTCCCTCCAGAAACAACTCCTCGCCCGACTCAAACACGCCATCCTCGAAGGCCGCCTGCCCGCCGGCGCCCGACTGCCCGCATCCCGCACGCTCGCCGAAGACCTCGCCGTCTCCCGCAATACGGTCTCCATCGTCTACGATCAACTCGCCGCCGAAGGCTTCATCATCCCCCACCGCCTCGGCACCCGCGTCGCCCAACTCAGCCTCGATCCCGGCATCTCGGCTCAAGCCGCCGAAGCCGTCAGGCAACGCGCCAACAGTGCCACCACACCCGCGCCCGCCGCATCTCGACGGATTCAGCGCCTGCCCGCCACCCGGCACGCCGCGCGCGCCGGCGAATCGCCCCTGCCGTTCACCCCCGGCGTGCCCGCCCTCACCCGCTTTCCCGCCAGCACCTGGCGCCGCACGCTCGAACGCGTGATGCGTGAAGCCCAACCGCGTCACTACAACTACGGGGACCCGCTCGGCGAACCCGCCCTGCGCGAAGCCATCGCCGCTCACCTGCGCATCTCGCGCGGCGTGCGCTGCGATGCCTCGCAAGTCGTGATCACGGAAGGCGCGCACGAGGCGCTGATTCTCTGCGTCCGGCTGCTCACGGACCCCGGCGACACGGTGTGGATGGAAGACCCGGGATATCGCGGCGCCAAAGCCGCATTTCACGCCGGCGACGTCCGCGTGCATGCGTTGCGGGTCGACAATGAAGGCATCGTGATTCCGGATGGGCTCTGGGAACGCTCGACGCCACGACTCGTCTACGTCACGCCATCGCATCAATACCCGCTGGGCAGTGTGCTCTCGGCATCTCGCCGCCTCGACCTGATCGCGCAGGCAAGGCAACACGGCGCATGGATTCTGGAAGACGACTACGACAGCGAATTCCGCCATCAGGGCGAACCGATCGCCGCCATGCAAGGGATGGTGCCGGATGCTCCCGTGGTCTACGTCGGCACCTTCAGCAAGACGATGTTTCCCGCCCTTCGCCTCGGCTTTCTGATCCTGCCCACGGCACTCGCCACGCAGGCGCGCGACGCCCTCGACGAACTTCTGCGCGGCGGCCATCGCTTCGAGCAACTCGCACTTGCGGATTTCATCCGCAGCGGCCAGTTCGCTCGCCACCTCGGTCGCATGCGCCGACTCTACCGCGAACGCCAGACCGCCCTGCGCGACGCGCTCGCCACTCACTTCGATCCGGCCTACGCCGTCATCGGCGAGCGCTGCGGCCTGCACCTGACCGTGCGTCTCGACCCCGCCTTTCCGGACGGAGCGATCGTGGCCGCCGCGCAGCGCGAAGGCATCGGCCCACGCGCACTGTCGAGCTTCGCCCTCGACCCGCAGCCAATGGACAACGGCCTGGTGATCGGCTACGGTGATACGGACGCCTCCCGCATCCCCAGTCTGATCAAGCACCTCGCCGCCATCGTCGCGGCACAGGAAAACCCGGCTTGA
- a CDS encoding methyltransferase family protein produces MDKNEIPQQPSAMSRGAALAYAIGLPLALLALIFWPAGSFHWAPGWVFIGVQVLAFGLSGLVLARVNPIIYRARSRFQPGTKGWDKALLAIILPAMVAILPVAAFDAGRFHWSVVPGWVMLAGYAGMLVGIGVTAWAQAVNPYFEPGVRIQSERHQHVVDTGPYRFVRHPGYIAALLLFFGMALALKSFWALVPAVIASSLLVLRTSWEDRLLLAELPGYQEYASRVRWRLVPGVW; encoded by the coding sequence ATGGACAAGAACGAGATTCCCCAACAGCCAAGTGCGATGTCGCGCGGTGCGGCACTGGCGTATGCAATCGGCTTGCCACTTGCGCTGTTGGCGCTGATCTTCTGGCCTGCCGGGTCCTTCCATTGGGCACCCGGATGGGTCTTCATCGGCGTGCAAGTCCTCGCATTCGGCCTCTCGGGTCTGGTGCTCGCGCGCGTGAATCCGATCATTTATCGCGCGCGCAGCAGATTTCAGCCGGGAACCAAGGGTTGGGACAAAGCACTTCTTGCGATCATTCTGCCGGCGATGGTGGCAATCCTGCCGGTTGCCGCGTTCGACGCCGGACGCTTCCATTGGTCGGTGGTCCCGGGATGGGTAATGCTCGCGGGTTATGCGGGCATGTTGGTCGGAATCGGAGTGACGGCCTGGGCTCAGGCGGTGAACCCATACTTCGAGCCGGGTGTCCGGATCCAGTCGGAACGACATCAGCATGTGGTCGACACCGGCCCCTATCGATTTGTGCGCCATCCCGGCTATATCGCCGCCTTGCTCCTATTCTTCGGGATGGCGCTGGCGCTGAAGTCGTTTTGGGCGCTCGTCCCCGCAGTCATTGCCTCGTCGCTTCTTGTGCTGAGGACGTCCTGGGAGGATCGGTTGCTGCTCGCGGAACTGCCGGGATATCAGGAGTACGCTAGCCGCGTGCGGTGGCGGCTTGTTCCCGGCGTGTGGTGA
- a CDS encoding LLM class flavin-dependent oxidoreductase, which yields MSIEILGTVPHSRVTETTGLRGSGAFEPDYIAAVARAHERAGYDRVLIGHESWRPDAFQIAAYVLHQTSRLGALVAHRPGFTQPTLAARQALTLERLAGAGRVALHIITGGDEADQRRDGDDVPHDVRYERTDEYLDVLKRVWRDPAPFSHHGGFYRIDGAFSAVKPHHPDSIALSFAGASDAAVRVGARHANLYMLWGEPLAPTQAFVERVRGEAARHGRQIRFSVSQRPILGATEAEAWERAEHIFETSRRELQIAAQADGPRFASPVRSSVGAKRLNAVAETADVADERLWLKYTRLLGAGGSTSALVGTPEQVAEAYLRYYDIGVSAFYIRGWDLLDDTVEYGQALIPLLREGAAARSRAAERGLERQGIAAIG from the coding sequence ATGTCTATCGAAATCCTGGGCACGGTGCCACATAGCCGCGTCACCGAGACGACCGGATTGCGCGGCTCCGGCGCATTCGAGCCGGACTACATCGCCGCGGTCGCGCGCGCTCATGAGCGCGCGGGGTACGACCGGGTGCTGATCGGGCACGAGTCGTGGCGCCCGGATGCATTCCAGATCGCGGCATACGTGCTGCATCAGACCTCGCGGCTCGGGGCGCTGGTGGCGCATCGACCCGGTTTCACGCAACCGACGCTGGCGGCGCGTCAGGCGCTGACGCTGGAACGCCTCGCGGGGGCCGGGCGGGTGGCGCTGCACATCATTACCGGCGGCGACGAGGCCGATCAGCGGCGTGATGGGGACGACGTGCCGCACGACGTCCGCTATGAGCGCACCGACGAGTATCTCGACGTCCTTAAACGCGTGTGGCGCGACCCGGCGCCGTTTTCGCATCACGGCGGCTTCTACCGGATCGACGGTGCGTTCTCGGCGGTCAAGCCCCACCATCCCGATTCGATTGCGCTGTCGTTCGCGGGAGCGTCCGACGCGGCGGTTCGTGTGGGGGCCCGGCACGCCAACCTGTACATGCTTTGGGGAGAGCCGCTGGCGCCGACGCAAGCGTTCGTCGAGCGGGTGCGGGGCGAGGCGGCTCGACATGGCCGACAGATTCGTTTCAGCGTGTCGCAGCGGCCGATTCTGGGGGCAACGGAAGCCGAAGCGTGGGAGCGCGCAGAGCACATCTTCGAGACATCTCGCCGCGAACTCCAAATCGCGGCGCAGGCCGACGGCCCTCGCTTCGCGTCGCCGGTGCGCAGTTCGGTCGGCGCGAAGCGGCTGAATGCCGTGGCCGAGACCGCCGATGTGGCCGATGAGCGTCTTTGGCTCAAGTACACACGGCTGCTGGGGGCAGGCGGCTCGACATCGGCGCTGGTCGGTACGCCCGAGCAGGTGGCCGAAGCCTATCTTCGCTACTACGACATCGGTGTGAGCGCTTTTTACATTCGTGGATGGGACCTGCTCGACGACACGGTCGAGTACGGGCAAGCACTCATCCCGCTGTTGCGCGAGGGAGCGGCGGCGCGCTCGCGCGCCGCGGAGCGCGGACTTGAGCGTCAAGGCATCGCGGCGATCGGTTGA
- a CDS encoding OsmC family protein: MSNLREYLLQKKGAVTSWRNKIRDDGSQPAKLSARVSAEGRTGVRRIRVRDFQIIFDSGPELAGHSLGPGSQEMQLGVLGTCLTHIFLTQAALQDVPLDAINVEVTADIDHRGGQAGFEDVPVYPVNVRYTAHIESPASREQIAALHEAVERTCPIYNFLINPQTIQGAIEHTRTAA, encoded by the coding sequence ATGAGCAACCTGCGTGAATATCTGTTGCAGAAGAAAGGCGCCGTGACGAGTTGGCGCAACAAGATTCGCGATGACGGATCGCAGCCGGCCAAGCTGAGTGCGCGCGTGAGCGCCGAGGGGCGGACCGGCGTGCGGCGTATTCGTGTGCGTGATTTTCAGATCATCTTCGACAGCGGTCCCGAGCTTGCCGGCCATTCGCTCGGCCCGGGCTCGCAGGAGATGCAGCTCGGCGTGCTCGGCACCTGTCTCACGCATATCTTTCTGACGCAGGCCGCCCTTCAGGACGTGCCGCTCGACGCCATCAACGTCGAGGTGACGGCCGACATCGACCATCGCGGCGGTCAAGCGGGCTTCGAGGATGTGCCGGTCTATCCGGTCAACGTGCGTTACACCGCGCATATCGAGTCGCCCGCGTCGCGCGAGCAGATCGCCGCGTTGCACGAGGCGGTCGAGCGAACCTGTCCGATCTACAACTTCCTGATCAACCCGCAGACGATTCAGGGCGCGATCGAACATACGCGCACTGCCGCCTGA
- a CDS encoding GNAT family N-acetyltransferase, whose translation MTDVPQFNEYDQPIGPAVSGWTPRMQPPRKPIEGRYCRLEPMDVERHARELYEAYATAPDGRDWTYMSGGPFPDFDSYYAYATRMAASPDPLHHVVVDSETGKAVGTLALMRIDVANGVVEVGHVAYSPLLKRTRAGTEAQYLLMRRAFDELGYRRYEWKCDALNAPSRRAALRYGFTFEGIFRQAIVYRGRSRDTAWFSMTDGEWPAIRRGFEQWLSPENFDEQGRQRAELAALISAARA comes from the coding sequence ATGACAGACGTTCCGCAATTCAACGAGTACGACCAGCCGATAGGTCCTGCGGTGTCGGGTTGGACGCCGCGTATGCAGCCGCCGCGCAAGCCGATCGAGGGGCGGTATTGCCGTCTGGAGCCGATGGATGTCGAGCGCCATGCGCGGGAGTTGTACGAGGCGTATGCGACGGCGCCGGACGGCCGCGACTGGACCTACATGTCGGGCGGTCCATTCCCGGATTTCGACAGCTACTACGCGTATGCGACCAGGATGGCCGCCTCGCCCGATCCGTTGCATCACGTCGTGGTGGATAGTGAAACGGGCAAGGCCGTCGGCACGTTGGCGCTGATGCGCATCGACGTGGCGAACGGCGTGGTGGAGGTTGGGCATGTGGCGTATTCGCCGTTGCTCAAGCGCACGCGAGCGGGCACCGAAGCGCAATACCTGCTGATGCGCCGCGCCTTCGACGAACTGGGCTATCGCCGATACGAATGGAAGTGCGATGCGCTCAACGCACCGTCGCGGCGGGCCGCGTTGCGATACGGCTTCACCTTCGAGGGCATTTTCCGTCAGGCCATCGTGTACCGGGGCCGCAGCCGCGACACGGCGTGGTTCTCGATGACGGACGGGGAGTGGCCGGCCATTCGTCGCGGATTCGAACAGTGGCTCTCGCCGGAGAACTTCGACGAGCAGGGCCGGCAGCGTGCCGAGCTGGCTGCGTTGATTTCGGCCGCGCGAGCCTAG